The genome window CCTAGCATAGAACATCCTGTTCTCATCATATCCATAGGATGAGCATCTTTTGGGATTAGTTTTAGCGTCTCGCGCATAACTGGGCTTAGGTGACGAGCTGACATTAAAGAGGCTTTAAACTCTTTTAGCTCAGCTTTGTTTGGCAAATGCCCAATTAAAAGCAAATGCGCTACTTCTTCAAACTCGCAGTTTTTAGCCAGGTCGTAGATATCATATCCACGGTAGTTTAGCCCATGGCCTGTGCCACAAGTACAAATCGCTGATTTGCCAGCTGTTACACCAGCAAGTCCTCCGGTTTTAACTTTTTTTGGTTGTTCGCTCATTTTTTCTCCCTTTTTTTAGTAAAATGATTTAAACTAAAATTCCTAGGAATTCTAAGATATTTTTAGCTCGCTTTTAGGCTAGATAAATCTAGCCTAGCTCGCTATTTTTTAGGGTCTAACGACCCTTAACCCTTAGGGGCTGCCGCCCCTAAAACCCCGCTTTTAGAATTCCCTAGGGAATTCTAAAATTCGCACAGTCCTTTAAACTTCGCGGTAGTGGCTGTTAAAATTAAAGCGCAGCACTTGCGCCTAGTGTGCGAAATAAAGGCGCAGGACTAGCCGTGGGGTCGTGTCTGCGGTAGCAGCTGGCAAAATTTCGTGCCGATTTTTCAAGCCTTAGCGCAGAAAAACGGTGCGAAAGTTTTGCCAGAGCGACTGGGCTGTCCAAGCCTTTATTTCGTGCAATAGGCGTAAGAGCTCCGCTAGCCTATTAAAAACAGCCTATTATTTCTTAAACAGCTCATCTAACTTCTTCTCAAAGTCATGATAACCTAGCATCTCATATAACTCATCTCTAGTTTGCATTTTCTCAATGCTAGCTTTTTGATGACCATGTGCGATGATGTCTTTAAATACTTCAAGCGCTGCTTTATTCATCGCACGAAACGCTGAGAGTGGATAAAGCACCATAGAAATTCCCACCCCAGCAAGCTCTGTGGTGCTAAAATACGGAGTTTTGCCAAACTCAGTGATATTTGCTAGCACTGGCACTTTAATAGCACTTGTAAATTGCTTGTATTCTTCTAGTGTGTGAATAGCCTCGGCAAATATCATATCAGCTCCGGCCTCTACATACGCTGCTGCACGATCTAGCGCTGCTGCTTGCCCCTCGCTAGCATGAGCATCGGTCCTAGCCATGATCACAAACTCGCTATCAATGCGACCATCTACGGCTGCTTTTATGCGATCACACATTTCATCTTTGCTTACTAGTTCTTTATTTGGGCGGTGTCCGCAGCGTTTTTGGGCTACTTGGTCTTCTATATGACATGCTGCTGCGCCTGCTCTTGTTAGTTCTTTTATGGTTCTAGCGATATTAAACGCTCCACCCCAGCCAGTATCAGCATCTACTAAAAGCGGCAAATCACTAGCTGCTGTGATGCGGCGCACATCAATACATACATCTTCAAGGTTTGTCATACCAAGGTCAGGCAGACCGATACTTGCGTTTGCTACGCCAGCTCCACTTAGATATAGAGCCTTTGCGCCTGATTTTTGCGCTTGTATTGCGCTATAAGCGTTGATTACACCTAGGATTTGAAGTGGGTTGTTGTTTTTTACCGCTTCGCGAAATTTTTTACCTGCACTTGTCATGCTACTCCTTTTTGTTACTTTGCCTTTTTTGGCTAAGCGAAGTATAGGATAAACTTAGGGAATTCTAGAGTGGTTTTGTTACAAAAAGTATAAAATTTTTAAATTTTTGTTACTTTTCGTAACTTAGTAGCCAAAATTCATTAAATTCATAAAAACTTAAATTATAAAATTAAGTCAATTTTTTAATATTTTTTTAAGCTAAAATAACTTTGTGTAAAAATGTAACAAAATATACAAAAAATTTAAAAAATTTTGATTTTATATTATTTTTTCAATTTTTTTCTGTAATAATCAAAAATTTATTTTATTTTCACTATAATTATACATTCACAGTTTACTTAAAGGACATTTTTGCATGAAAAAAGTTTATAAAACCATGGATGGCTGCGAGGCTGCAGCTTATGCAAGCTACGCATTTACCGAGGTTGCTGGTATTTATCCTATAACTCCTAGTTCGCCGATTGCTGAGTATGTGGATGCTTGGGCAGCAGCTGGGATGAAAAATCTTTTTAATATGCCAGTAAAGGTTGTAGAGATGCAAAGCGAGGCCGGTGCTGCAGGCTCAGTACACGGCAGCCTTCAAGCTGGGGCTCTTACTGCGACTTACACAGCGTCTCAAGGACTTTTGTTAAAAATTCCAAATATGTATAAAATCGCTGGCGAGCTACTGCCTTGCGTGATGCATGTTACGGCTCGCAGCCTTGCTACGCACGCTCTTAGCATTTTTGGCGACCACCAAGACATTTATGCATGTCGTGGCACAGGCTTTGCTATGCTAGCTTCTCACAGCGTCCAAGAGGTCATGGACTTAGCTGGTGTGGCGCATTTAAGTGCGATTAAAGGCAGAGTGCCTTTTATGCACTTTTTTGATGGTTTTCGCACCAGCCACGAGATACAAAAGATAGAAGTAATGGACTACAAAGTCTTTGATGAACTGCTTGATAGACAAGCGGTGGCTGATTTTAGAGCTAGGGCTCTAAGTCCAGAAAACCCACAAACAAAAGGCACAGCGCAAAACGATGATATTTATTTTCAAATGCGCGAGGCACAAAATAGCTATTATAATGCTTTGCCTGATATTGTGGCTGATTATATGAAAAAAATCAGCGAGGTTACAGGGCGAAACTACGCTCCTTTTGTCTACTACGGCGACCCTGAGGCTAGCGATATAATAGTAGCTATGGGCTCAGTATGCGAGTGCGCAAAAGAAGTAATAGATCATCTAAGAGCTAAGGGAGAAAAGGTAGGAATTCTCTGCGTTCATCTATACCGCCCATTTAGCGAAAAATACTTCTTTGAGGCCCTGCCAAAAAGCGTAAAACGCATAGCAGTGCTTGATCGCACCAAAGAGCCAGGCAGCGTAGGCGAGCCACTATATACTGATGTTTGTGCTCTATTTGCTAACAAGCAAAACGCCCCAAAAATAATAGGCGGTCGCTATGGTCTAAGCTCAAAAGATGTAAACCCAGACCAAATCATCGCAGTATATGAAAACCTAGCTAAAAATGAGAGCAAAAACCACTTTACAATAGGTATAAACGATGATGTAACCTTTACTAGCTTAGAGCTTGGCGAGAAAATCAGCCTAGCAAATGATGATTGCGTGGAGTGCTTATTTTACGGACTTGGCAGCGATGGCACTGTGGGGGCAAACAAAAACTCTATTAAAATCATCGGTGATAAAACTGATTTTTACGCACAAGCGTATTTTGCCTATGATAGCAAAAAATCAGGCGGCTACACTCGCTCTCACCTACGCTTTAGCAAAAAGCCTATTCGCTCAACCTATCTAGTATCAAACGCTGATTTTATCGCTTGTAGCGTCCCAGCTTACCTTGATATCTATGATGTAGTAGGTGGGATAAAAGAAGGTGGAGTTTTTCTACTAAACTCTATTTGGGATGCTAAAAAAACCATAGAAAAAATCCCAAATAGCGTAAAAAAAATCCTAGCCCAGCGCAAAGCAAAGTTTTTTATCATAAATGCTACCAAATTAGCTAGGCAAATAGGGCTAAAAGGTCGCACAAATACTATAATGCAATCAGCATTTTTTAAGCTAGCTGATATCATACCATACAGCGAGGCTCAAAAATACATGAAAGAATACGCCTTTAAAGCCTATCACAAAAAAGGCGATGATATAGTAGAGATGAACTACAAAGCAATCGATGAGGGTGCTAGCGAGCTAGTAGAGATAGCAGTAGATCCAGCGTGGGCGAGCTTAGATGATACTAGCGCAAACTTGAATTCCTACAAAGGCAGCGAGTTTGTAGAAAAAATCGCAAAAGTAATGAACGCTGCAAAAGGCGACGAGCTGCCAGTCTCAGCGTTTAAAGGATATGAGGACGGAGCCTTCCCTGGCGGCACTACGCAGTATGAAAAGCGTGGTGTTGGCGTCATGGTACCAAAATGGATAAAAGAAAATTGTATCCAATGTAACCAGTGTGCCTTTGTCTGTCCACATGCTGTAATAAGGCCATTTCTCATAAACGAAGACGAGATGGCAGCAGCACCGCAAGGCGTAAAAGAGAACTACTTAGATGCTAAGGGCAAAGAGCTAAAAGAGCTAAAATACAAAATTCAAGTAAGTCCGCTTGATTGCACCGGCTGTGAGCTGTGTGCCCAAAACTGCCCTAGCAAAGAAAAATCTCTTGTCATGGTGCCTTTTGAGGAGCAAAAATACGAGCAAGAAAATGCTGATTATTTATTTAACAAAGTGCGATATAAAGATGATCTCATTAGCAAAGAAAACGTAAAAGGCGCAATGTTTGCCGAGCCGTTATTTGAGTTTCACGGAGCTTGTCCGGGCTGTGGCGAGACGCCTTATATCACAACGATAACTAGGCTTTTTGGAGAAAATTTGATAGTAGCAAACGCCACAGGCTGTAGCTCGATCTATGGTGGCTCAGCCCCTAGCATGCCGTATAAAGCCAGCCAAAACGGCAAGGGCGTAGCGTGGGCAAACTCGCTATTTGAGGATAATGCTGAGTTTGGACTAGGTATGAAAATAGCAAATGATACCATGCGCGCTCGCATACAAAATATCATGCTTGAGAGCAAAGATAGCGTGCCAAACGCTCTTAGTGCGCTATTTACCGACTGGATAGAAAATAAAGATGACGCCCTGCTAGCTAGCCAAATAAAAGACAAACTCGTGCCGCTTTTGCAAGCAAATAAGGATAATAAAGCCTGTGAGCAGCTTTTTGAGCTTAAAAATTTCTTAACCAAGAACTCTCAGTGGATCATAGGTGGCGATGGCTGGGCGTATGATATAGGCTATGGTGGGCTTGATCACATTCTCTCAAGTGGCGAAAATCTAAATATCCTAGTGCTAGATACCGAAGTCTACTCAAACACCGGCGGACAAAGCTCAAAATCAAGCCACACAGGCTCTATTGCGCAATTTAGCGCCTCTGGTAAGGCTGGGTTTAAAAAAGATCTAGGGCGAATTGCTATGAGTAATGGCAAGGTTTTTATCGCTCAAATCAACTCAAACGCAAATCAAAGCGCTATGATAAAGGCTCTACTAGCCGCCGAGGCTTATGATGGCGTAAGTCTCATCATCGCTTATAGTCCGTGCATCGCTCATGGTATAAAAGGCGGTCTTAGCCACAGCGGCAAACAAGGCGAGCTAGCCACAAAGTGCGGCTACTGGCCTACATATATTTATGACCCAAGGCTCATTGATGAGGGTAAAAATCCGCTAAAAATCACAAGCCCTGAGCCAAAATGGGATAGCTATGATGAGTTTTTGATGAACGAAACTCGCTACGCAAGCCTTAAAAAGCTAAATCCACAGCACGCAGCGGCTTTGTATGAAGCAAATAAAAAAGACGCGAGGCGCAGATACAAAGAGCTAAAACGCCTAGCAAGTTTGGATTATAGCGACGAGCTTGAATAGGCTTAGGAATTCTAGAATTCCCTAGAGGCGAGGTTGTCTAGAATTCCATACTATGTCATCCTCGGGCTTTGCTTTTTGTGTCATCCCCCAGCTCCTTTTGGGGGATCTCTATGGGGAATTCTAGAATTTCGTCATTGCGGGGCTTGAAAAAGCCGAAGCAATCTTTAAGGAATTCTAGATTTTTGCTACCCTTTAAACTTCGCGGTAGCGATAATAAAAGCTAAGGAATTCTAAATTCTTTGTGATGAGATCCCCTAGTTTTGGATTATAATTATTTCATCATCTTTTGCGTCTGGATTTAAAGATACCTTCTTTAACTCTTTTCTATTTTTATACGCCATATCAGCTAAATACGCACCATCATTAATAATTATTTGACCCTCAGGTGTAGGTTTTCCGTTTTCGTTAAACATTTTGATTTTTTTAATTGTTGCCATTGTTTTCTCCTTTTTGGCTAGATTTTAGATTTCTTAAATGTTCAAATACTTCTTTATTTGTTAAAGATTTTAAAGAAAAAGCTCTATAAGGTGAGTGTGTAGTATTTAAATTTTCAAAATAATTTAGAAATAAACTTTTGCCATAATAAGGTGCATATACATTTGCTACCACGATTTTTTCGCCATTTCTTGTAGTAAAGAAATGATGTTGTAGTTGTCTTGGAAGTGGCATAAAAGGACAGCTAAAAATATCTTTAATACATTTTTTTCTATTTTCACTATAACCATAAGTCACACTAGTTGTATTACCATCAAAAAGCTCATCTACAATCTCTATATCATACATAGTTTTATCTTTTGTAAGAGAGTGAAAAAGTATCCTTTGAGGCACTTCCATTTCCCAAATGATAAAAAGCGTAGCCACCAAACCTATATAAAAACGCACTTTGCTAGTCCTTTCGTTTAAATAAAAACGAAGCACCCAAAGCGGTGTACCTATCACATATCCAGCCAGAAACAATAAATAAAGCGTATGATCGGTATCTATAGCGTAACAATAAACAGCACAAAACCCCACAAAAACAAACAAAAACACAGAGAGTAAAATCTGGAATTTAAGCTTAATATTTAAGCTCATCGCAGAGCTTATCGCCATCGCCCAAAAATACGGAAAAAAATAAACAAAAATAAAAATAAAAAACGGCAATAGAAATATACCCACAATATCTCCCTCTTAAAAAACCACTATTCTAATGGTTTTCTATTATAACTTTCTTTGAAATTCTAGAATTCAAAACACCAAAAAGCCAAATTCTAGAATTTAGCCCACACCAAATACACAAATGCCCAAATTCTAAAATTCTCTCTCGCAATGACGGAATTTTGGACGGAATTTTAGAATTCCTAGGGAATTCTAACTCGCGCTGTCCTTTGGGTTTTGCGGTGGCGGCTGTTAAAAGACTAGGGAATTCTAGAATTTTCGTCATTGCGAGCGAAGCGAAGCAATCTCTAGGAATTCCAAATTTATCCTTAGGAATTCTAGAATTCCTAGAGTGGAGATCCCCCGATCAAGTCGGGGGATGACAAAGACTAGCGAATTCTAAACTCGCTCCAGCAGCTAGCCGCCGTAGGGCAAAGATTAAATCAGCTTTCTTAACCTCAGCACCATATTTACCTTACCTACCGTTATGTGCATATCACGAGCGATTTCTTCAGCACTTTTGCCAGCGTTAAAGAGACTTTCTATCTTATCCTCCTCAGCGCTAAAGCTTGGTGGCGTTATCTTGCCTATGCTTTTGGTGCGCTCTTCAAGGTCTAGCATACGCTCTTCGTGGTCATTTGTAAAGTCATCTACGCTACTCTCTAAGCGGCGCAGGCTCTCTAGCATAGGCATCACACGGCTTGCTAGGGCTTCGTTTATGCGAGCATCTATACGGCGCGTGATCTCTTCTAGGCTAAAGGCAGCCCCACTGCGAGAGCTACTAGCTGACGCCATCGCCACTGAGTTTAGCTCTTTTTTTAGCTCGCTTAGTTCTTTGTTTAGCTGGTAGTTGATTTGCATTAGTTTATCAAAGCTTTTTGTGTGATTTGAGAGCTTGTTTTGTAGTCCTTGTATCGTCATCCAGCCCCACGCAAGTCCTGCTAGGATTAACAGAGCCAAACTTATCATAATTAGCAAATCAATACTCATCATTATCCTTTTGCTTTTTGGCTCTTATTGCGCCCATTTCATATCTGGCGACATTTGAAGCCCACTCTTTTTCATCAAATTTGCTTATGCGAGTGATTTTAGCTGTTTTTTCATCCACAGCCTCAAAAAAGAGTTTAATATTTTTATGTACAAAACCGCCTATCATCACTCTAGCAAAGTATTTTTTGCCAGTTTCTAAGCACGCATTTTCAAAGCCAAAGCCCTCATAGCCGATTTTATTAGCATTTTTTTCATTGCCTAGATTAGCAGAACTGTCCTTGCCACTAAGCATATTTTCAATGTTTTCAAGCTTTCTTAGCACCTCTGTTAGCACCTTTAGTGTAAGTGGGTCGGTGTTTTCTCCGCCTTCTTTTGCCTTTAGCATACTCATCCACTCATCAAGGCCATTGTGAGAGCTAGAAAACTCACTCTCAAAGCTACCATCATCAAGGCAAAAACTCACCTTTAATTCAGCACTAACAAATCTCATCTCATTCATAAGCTCACCCATACAAATACCATAAATGCTACGCTCACCCAGCCATTTAGCGTAAAAAACGCCTTATCAATCTTGCTAAAGTCCTTGCGCACGATCAAATGCTCTTTATAAAGTATAAAAGCACAAACTAAAACTCCTGCGTAAGCAAAGCCCCCCAGTCCAGCCGCAGCAGCAAAAAGCAGCCAAAACAGCACCGCTAATGCGTGAAACAAGGCTGCTGCTGCCATGCTAGCATCATGCCCAAAACGAGATGGGATACTAAAAAGCCCCATTTTTTTATCAAATTCCATGTCTTGAAGAGCATAAAGCACATCAAAGCCAGCCACCCAAAACACCACTCCACAGCAAAGTAGCACGCTCCAAAGCGGAATTTCAGCTAGCACAGCCACAGCCCCAGCTATAGGCGAGAGCCCAAGGCAAAGTCCTAAAATCACATGCGCTAGTGCAGAAAAGCTCTTAAAATACGAGTAGCTTGCCAAAACTAGCAAAAAGGGGAAAGACAGCCAAAAAGCAAGCGAGTTTATAAAAGCTGAGCTAAGCACGAAAATAAGGGCGTTTATGGCAATAAAGATTTTCATATTGCTCTTGCCAATCCTGCCATCCACGCTAGGGCGGCTTGCTGTGCGTGGGTTTAGAGCATCAATCGCTGCGTCGTGGTAGCGGTTTACTCCCATAGCAAAGTTGCGAGCTGATACCGCACAAAGTACGCCAAAAATCAGCAAATGCCAGCCGAACCACGCCGTACCATTTAGGCTTTTGCTAGCTACAAACATCGCTGTAAAGATGAAAGGTAAAGCAAAAATAGAATGCTTAAAAACAATGAGTTCTAGTGTGTCTTTTAGGGCTTTTAGTGTCATTTTTATCCTTTTAGAGCCTATATTTTAGCAAAATTCTTTGATATTTAAGTATAATTTTGGCAAAAATTTAAAGGAAATGCTTGAAGCAAATCGCAATAATAGGGGCTACCGCAAGTGGCAAAACAGCCCTAGCCTTAGAGCTTGCGCCCTTGCTAAATACTGTGATTTTAAGCCTTGATTCGCTATGCGTGTATAAAGAAATCTCTGTCGCCTCAGCAAAACCAAGCCCTGATGAGCTAGCTAGCATAAAGCATTTTGGCGTGGATTTAAAAAGCGTGGATGAAGATTTTAGCGCAGGCGAGTTTTTTTGCGAGTATAAAAGGGCCTCCGAGTTTTGTAAAGCGCAGGGCAAAAACCTCATCATCACAGGCGGTTCTGGCTTTTATCTAAAAGCACTGATTTCAGGGCTTGCGCCGAGAGTGCCTAGAGCTAGTTTTTATCCGCAAAATAACGAGATTTTTGCGCTTGCAAAAAGCTGTGATAGCGAGTTTTGCGCCAAATACAGCACAAATGATACTTTTAGATTACAAAAGTGGTTTGATATTTACTCTTTTTTAGGGAATTCTAGTTTGGGGAATTCTAGAATTCCTAGCGAGTTTTTAAAGGCAAATACAAAAGAGCCTTTGATAAAAAATATTGAAATTTACGAGCTTTGCTGGGAAAAAGAGCTTTTAAAAGAACGCATTAAAAAGCGCACTTGCGCAATGCTTAGCTCTGGGCTTTTGGGCGAGGCAAAGGGGCTTTTTGGCTCTTTTGATCACAGCTTAAAGCCACTAAATTCAGTGGGGCTAAAAGAGTGTGGGCAGTTTTTGCGTGGCGAGATTTTAAATGAAAATGAGCTAAAAGAGCTTATTATAACGCACACAGCGCAGCTTGCTAAAAGACAGCGCACTTTTTTTAACTCTCAATTTAGTGCTAAAAAACTAAGCTTTGAGAGCGCAAAAAGCGTGATTTTAGAGAGCTGTAAAGAGTGGAATTCCTAGGTTTTTTGGGGGTTAGGGGGTATTTTTTATCTAAAATTCCTAAATTTAGAATTCCTAAAACTAGAATTCCCAAAACTAGAATTCCCAAATCTCGTCATTGCGAGCGAAGCGAAGCAATCTTTAAGGAATTCTAAATTTATTCTTAGGAATTCTAAATTTATCCTTGGGAATTCTAGAATTCCCTACTATGTCATCCCCCAGCCTGCCTTGTGT of Campylobacter magnus contains these proteins:
- the prpB gene encoding methylisocitrate lyase, whose product is MTSAGKKFREAVKNNNPLQILGVINAYSAIQAQKSGAKALYLSGAGVANASIGLPDLGMTNLEDVCIDVRRITAASDLPLLVDADTGWGGAFNIARTIKELTRAGAAACHIEDQVAQKRCGHRPNKELVSKDEMCDRIKAAVDGRIDSEFVIMARTDAHASEGQAAALDRAAAYVEAGADMIFAEAIHTLEEYKQFTSAIKVPVLANITEFGKTPYFSTTELAGVGISMVLYPLSAFRAMNKAALEVFKDIIAHGHQKASIEKMQTRDELYEMLGYHDFEKKLDELFKK
- the nifJ gene encoding pyruvate:ferredoxin (flavodoxin) oxidoreductase — encoded protein: MKKVYKTMDGCEAAAYASYAFTEVAGIYPITPSSPIAEYVDAWAAAGMKNLFNMPVKVVEMQSEAGAAGSVHGSLQAGALTATYTASQGLLLKIPNMYKIAGELLPCVMHVTARSLATHALSIFGDHQDIYACRGTGFAMLASHSVQEVMDLAGVAHLSAIKGRVPFMHFFDGFRTSHEIQKIEVMDYKVFDELLDRQAVADFRARALSPENPQTKGTAQNDDIYFQMREAQNSYYNALPDIVADYMKKISEVTGRNYAPFVYYGDPEASDIIVAMGSVCECAKEVIDHLRAKGEKVGILCVHLYRPFSEKYFFEALPKSVKRIAVLDRTKEPGSVGEPLYTDVCALFANKQNAPKIIGGRYGLSSKDVNPDQIIAVYENLAKNESKNHFTIGINDDVTFTSLELGEKISLANDDCVECLFYGLGSDGTVGANKNSIKIIGDKTDFYAQAYFAYDSKKSGGYTRSHLRFSKKPIRSTYLVSNADFIACSVPAYLDIYDVVGGIKEGGVFLLNSIWDAKKTIEKIPNSVKKILAQRKAKFFIINATKLARQIGLKGRTNTIMQSAFFKLADIIPYSEAQKYMKEYAFKAYHKKGDDIVEMNYKAIDEGASELVEIAVDPAWASLDDTSANLNSYKGSEFVEKIAKVMNAAKGDELPVSAFKGYEDGAFPGGTTQYEKRGVGVMVPKWIKENCIQCNQCAFVCPHAVIRPFLINEDEMAAAPQGVKENYLDAKGKELKELKYKIQVSPLDCTGCELCAQNCPSKEKSLVMVPFEEQKYEQENADYLFNKVRYKDDLISKENVKGAMFAEPLFEFHGACPGCGETPYITTITRLFGENLIVANATGCSSIYGGSAPSMPYKASQNGKGVAWANSLFEDNAEFGLGMKIANDTMRARIQNIMLESKDSVPNALSALFTDWIENKDDALLASQIKDKLVPLLQANKDNKACEQLFELKNFLTKNSQWIIGGDGWAYDIGYGGLDHILSSGENLNILVLDTEVYSNTGGQSSKSSHTGSIAQFSASGKAGFKKDLGRIAMSNGKVFIAQINSNANQSAMIKALLAAEAYDGVSLIIAYSPCIAHGIKGGLSHSGKQGELATKCGYWPTYIYDPRLIDEGKNPLKITSPEPKWDSYDEFLMNETRYASLKKLNPQHAAALYEANKKDARRRYKELKRLASLDYSDELE
- the mqnP gene encoding menaquinone biosynthesis prenyltransferase MqnP; this encodes MTLKALKDTLELIVFKHSIFALPFIFTAMFVASKSLNGTAWFGWHLLIFGVLCAVSARNFAMGVNRYHDAAIDALNPRTASRPSVDGRIGKSNMKIFIAINALIFVLSSAFINSLAFWLSFPFLLVLASYSYFKSFSALAHVILGLCLGLSPIAGAVAVLAEIPLWSVLLCCGVVFWVAGFDVLYALQDMEFDKKMGLFSIPSRFGHDASMAAAALFHALAVLFWLLFAAAAGLGGFAYAGVLVCAFILYKEHLIVRKDFSKIDKAFFTLNGWVSVAFMVFVWVSL
- the miaA gene encoding tRNA (adenosine(37)-N6)-dimethylallyltransferase MiaA, with the protein product MKQIAIIGATASGKTALALELAPLLNTVILSLDSLCVYKEISVASAKPSPDELASIKHFGVDLKSVDEDFSAGEFFCEYKRASEFCKAQGKNLIITGGSGFYLKALISGLAPRVPRASFYPQNNEIFALAKSCDSEFCAKYSTNDTFRLQKWFDIYSFLGNSSLGNSRIPSEFLKANTKEPLIKNIEIYELCWEKELLKERIKKRTCAMLSSGLLGEAKGLFGSFDHSLKPLNSVGLKECGQFLRGEILNENELKELIITHTAQLAKRQRTFFNSQFSAKKLSFESAKSVILESCKEWNS